Below is a window of Myxococcus xanthus DNA.
GAGGGTGAGGGCACCGACCCTGGCATGTTGCTGCGCGGCCAGGCCAAGAGCTACCTGCAGAAGAAGTTCGGCTCCGTGCTCGACCCGAGCAAGAGCCTGGACCAGGTGAAGAGCAGCCTGGACTGACGTGAAGCCTGGGACGCGGCCCCTGCCTCAGCGCAGGGGCTGCTCCTCCAGCGCGGCCAGGGCGTAACGCGCCGCGCGAGAGATGGCATCCGCCGAGTCCGGCATCTCCGGGTAGTGCCCCGCGAGGGGACGCTGCGGGAAGCGAAGCTGGGCAATGGCGTTGCGGTAGCTGCGGCGGGCCGCCTCATGGTCCTGCGTGCGCTCGTGCACCTGCGCCAGCAGGTAGTGGCCAATGGCCAGCGTGGGCTCCAGGAACAGGGCCTTGCTCAGCTCGGAGCGCGCCTCGCTCAACTCCCCTGCTTGCAACGCGGCGACCCCGCCGAACACCCGCGCCTCCACGCACAGCGGCTCGCGCTGAATGGCCTGCGCGAAGGCCTCGCGCGCCTCGGGGATGCGGCCGGTGAGCGAGAACAGGTTGCCCAGCGTCAGCAGCCCATCCAAGTCACTGGGCTCGTCCGCGAGCAGCCGCTGCACGCCAGCGATGGCCGCCGAGAAATCCCCCTGCGCCATCTTCCGCACCGCCATGGCCAGCCGCTCCGCCGGAGGCAGCAGCGTGGGCCAGGCGGGCACCTCCACGGTGGGCGCGCGCGGCGTGGTGGCCACGGCCGGCAGCTCGGTGGTGATGCGCGGACGGGCGGAGTCCACGCTTCCCACCGTGGGCAACTCCGCGGTGACACGCGAGCGCGCGGCGATGGCCGGCAGCGGCGAGTGAGGCGACACCGCGGGCAGCCGCCCCGGCACCACGGAACGCGGACTCGAAGAGGCCCCCAGCGCCGGCAGCGTCACGCTGGGCGAGCCAGGCGCCGCCACCGACGACGCTGACACCGCGGGCAGCCGCGTCGTCAACGGGACGTCCTCGGGCAGCATCCGCTTGCGCAGGTCCGCGGTGAACGCGTCCGCAGGCACGGGCCTGCGCGCGGCGACATCGGGCTCGCCAGGATACGGGGTGATGCGCAGCGGCGGCGCCCGCATGCTCTTGTCGTTCAGCGGGCGGCGGTACACGAACGCCCCATCGACTTCGATCATCTCGAAGCGGTCGTAGACCTTGAAGAGGCTCTCCGAGTACCCCAGGAACAACAGCCCGCCCGGCCGCAGCGCGGCGAGGAAGCGGTCCATCAACCCGCGGATGGTGGGCAGGTCGAAGTAGATGATGACGTTGCGGCAGAGGATGAGGTCCAGCGACGACAGGGCCACCTTGTCGAAGACGGGAACCGCCAGGTTCTGTCCATCGAAGCGGATGTACTCACGCAGCGCGGGCAGCGCCTCATAGCCCTCTTCCACGGGCTTGAAGAAGCGCGTCAGCCGCGCCTGGTTGATGCTGATGGCCCGCCGCGAGGTGAAGCGCCCCTGCTTCGCGGCCTCCACCGCGGCCAGGTTGAGGTCGGTGGCCCACAGGTCCACCTCCAGCGACAGCGCGCCCAGCTCCGCCAGCACCATGGCCAGGCTGTAGGGCTCCTCCCCCGTCGCGCAGCCCGCGGACCAGATGGACACCTTGCGCATCTCGCGCCGCGAACGGGACACCAGGTCCGGCAGCACGCTCTTCTCCAGCGCGCGGAACTGCTTCGCGTCGCGGAAGAACTCCGTGTGCCCCACCGTCACCAGCGGCAACAGCGAGCGCAGCTCCTCTTCGCCACCGGCGCCCGTCAGTCGCTGGATGTAGTGCTCGGGCTCTTCCAGCCCCAGCACGGGCATCCGCGCGGACAGCGCCAGTCGGAGGCTGTGGAAGCCATCCGGCGTGATTTTCAGCCCCGCGCGCTCCAGCAGCAGCGCCGCGAGTTGTTGCAAGACTTTCTGGCTCGCCGTCAACACACATCCACCCACTGCATCAGCGCCGCGCCAATCCGGCTCAGTGGCAGCACCTCGTGCGCCGCGCCCATCAACACCGCCTCGCGCGGCATGCCCCAGACGACGCTCGACGCTTCGTCCTGGGCAATGGTCCGACCGCCGCGCTCTCGAATCTCCTTCAACCCTCGCGCCCCGTCGCGCCCCATGCCCGTCAGGATGACCCCGATGCAGCGCGGGCCGAACGACTCACCCGCTGAAGTCAGCAGCATGTCACAGGACGGCCGGAAACCGCGAAGCGCGGGGCCCGCGTCCAGCTCCAACCTGCCCTCGGGTCGGACCAAGAGGTGACTGCCCGACGGAGCGATGTACACCGTGCCCGGCGCCATGAGCACGTCATGCTCGGCCTCCAGCACGCGCAGCGCCGTTTCATTGGACAACCAGTGCGCCAGCCCTTCCGTGAAACCGTCGCTGATGTGCTGGCAGTAGGCGATGGGCGCCGGGAAGGCGCGCGGAATCATCCGCAGCACCTGCGCCACCGCCTTGGGGCCACCCAGGGACGCGGCGATGGCCACCAGCGGATACGGAGGAGGCGGCTTCGCCTCACGCGCCGCTTGCGGTGGCGGCCGCGTCTGCACCTGCCGCACCGCCTTCACCTGCGCCAGCAGCACCAGCTTGCGCGACACGTGCGTCCAGAACTCGGGCCCGGGGTTCGCCGGACGCTCCAGCACGTCCAGCGCGCCCGCCACCATCGCCTGGAAGGCCTCCTGGCCGGACAACACGCCGGGGTGCAACGCCAGCACCGGCACGGGCCGCTCCACCATGACGTGCTCGATGGCGGGCAGCGCGTCCAGCGCGCTCAGGTCCACCAGCACCACGTCCGGGAAGTGCCGCTGCACGGCCACCAGGGCGCCGGCGAAGTCCACCTCCGCCGGCCCCACGGGCACCAGGGATTCCCCATCGAACAGGCCCCGGGCCGCGAGCGCACGCAGCCCCTTGCCCACCATGAGCACCCGAAACGCCATTCCTGCGACTACCGCGCCACCGCCCAAGCCTGGCTCCTCAGGTCAGCCGGTCGATGGCCTGCGCGAGAACCTCCACGCCCAGCTCGCCCTTGACGAGGTACGCGTCCGCGCCGGCATCCAACCCGCGCCGCTTGTCCTCGGGCGAGGCGAGCGACGACAGGATGATGACCGGAATGCGAGCCACCGCGGGCGTCGACTTGAGCCGCCGCGCCAGCGAGAACCCGTCCAGCTTGGGCATCTGCACGTCCGTGAGGATGAGGTCGTAGGTGTTGTTCTGCACCTTCACGTAGGCCTCTTCGCCGTCCTGGGCTTCCTCCACCGAGTGCCCCAGCGCCTTCACCAGCGCCCCTTCCGTAGCGCGGGCAATGGGCGAGTCGTCCACCAGCAGCACCCGGAGGCGCTTGGCGGCGGGGGCCTGGGTGACGGGGCGGGCCATCCGTCGCACCTCCGCCATGATGTCCGGGACATGGAGCAGCACGGCGATGCGCCCGTCCTCCAGCGCCGCGGTGCCGGCGATGAAGGGCGCGGCCTTGAGGAACTCGCCGCCGCAAGGCTTCACGGCCACTTCGCGCTCGTCCACGAAGCCGTCCACCACCAGCGCCGCGTGGTCCTCGCCGTGACGCACCACCACCGCGGGTGGCTTGTCGAAGCGATTGCCGCCGTTGAGGCCCAACAGCGGCCCCAGCGCCACCAGCGCCGTGGGCTTGCCACGGTGCCGCACGGCCAGCGTGCCGAAGATCTCCAGCCGGTCATCCGGCTTGACGCGCATGACGGCTTCCACGTCCGCGGCGGGCATGCCGTAGACGTCGTCCCCCAGGCGCACCAGCAGCACCTTCATCAACGCCAGCGACTGCGGCAGGCGCAGGGTGATGGTGGAGCCACGGCCGATTCGGCTGCTCACGCCCACCGAGCCGCCCAGCGTCTCCACCTTGCGCTTCACCACGTCCATGCCCACGCCACGGCCAGACAGCTCGCTGACCTGGTCGCGGGTGGAGAAGCCGGGGCGGAAGATGAGCTCGATGGCCTCGCGCTCCGACAGCGCGGCGGCCTGCACCGCGTTGATGAGGCGCTTGGAGATGGCCGCCTGACGCAGCCGCTCCGGGTCGATGCCGCGGCCGTCGTCCTCCACCTCGATGTGGAGCATGTCGCCGTCCACGCGCACGCGGATGCGGATGCGGCCGTTGAGCGGCTTGCCCAACTGCTGGCGCGTGTCCGGGGACTCCACGCCGTGGTCCACCGAGTTGCGCAGCAGGTGCACCAGCGCGTCTCGCACGTCGCCCAGCATGGACCGGTCCACGCCGATGTCGGCGTTCTCGATGACCAGGTCCACTTCCTTGCCCTGCGTGCGCGACATCTCGCGAACGGCGCGCGGGAAGGCGTCGAACACGGTGGACAGCGGCACCAGCCGGGCCTCGGCCACGTGGTCCGCCATCTTCGCCAGGTTGCCGTGCAGCGTGTTGATGCCGTCGTCGTTGCGGCGCACGAAGCGGAACGCGTCGTCGCGCAGCATGTGGAGGTCGCTCTCCACGCGGTCCAACTGCTCACGCACCTCGTTCGAGATGTCGATCTCTTCCGCCAGCCGGAGGAAGCGGTCCCCCAGGCGGCTGAAGCGCTCGAACAACGCCTCCGTCTCCGAGCTGCGCAGCCGGCCGCGGGCGCTCTCCACCAGCAGGTCGCCCGCGAGCAACCCCAACGCGTCGAGCACCTCCACGTTGACGCGGATGCTCCGGTCGGCCACCGCGGACTTCGCGGCGCTCGGGGCCTCCTCGTCACGGCCATGCGCGGCAGCCGGGTGAGGCGCGGCTGCGGCGGCGTGCGCCCCCGGCTCGGCCACGGGGGCCTGCGTCGGGGGCGGAGCCACCGGAGCCTGCACCGGCGCGGGCGGCGCGGCGACGGCTGCCGGTGTCACCACGGGCGCGGCGACAGGGGCCGGCGGCGGTGCAGGAGGCGGCGCCACGGGCCGTGCGCCAGCGATGGCGGGCGGCGTCTGTCCGGAGACTTCCGCGAGCATGCGGACCATCTCCTCGCTGGCCGGGTTGCCCGTGTTGGCGCCGGACAGGTCTTCGTTGAGATCGGAGAGGACGTCGCACGCCCTGAGCAGGACGTCGGTGGCCACCTCGGTGGCCGTCTTGCCCTCGCGCTCTGCGCGCAGGACGTCCTCGGCGGCGTGCGCCAGCTGCCCGATGGCGGCCAGACCCAACATGCGGGCCTCGCCCTTCATCGTGTGCAGCTCGCGCGCGACGTCCTCCGCGGCCTGGTCCGCGGTCTCCTTCTCCAGGTCCAATACCCCCAGCTGAATCTTCTGGAGGCGGTCGGCGGTGACCTCCTGGAACTTCTTCAGGAGGGATTTCTTGAGAGCCTCGGTGTCCATGGCCGGCGTACGCCCCTCCCCTTCCAGGAAGCGCTAGTCGGCCTTGAACCGCTTGATGAGCTCGGCCAGCCGTCCGGCCAACTGCGTCAGCTCCGCGGCCGCGCCCGTGGCCTGCTTCGAGGCCTGCGTCGTCTGGCGCGTCACGTCCTCGATCTCCGCCATGGAGGCCACCACCTGCTCGGTGGCCGTGCGCTGCTGCTGCGTGGCGAGGTTGATGACGCGGGCCGCGTCGCTCGTCTCCTGGACGCCGGCGAGGATGCCTTCCACCGCCTGCGCCGCCACCGCGCCCAGCTTCTCACCAGACTCCGTGGCGGACTTGGACGCCTCGGCGGCGCCGGCCGCGGCGGCCGTGGCCTCGCGAATCTCGGTGATGAGGTTCTTGATCTCCTTGGTGGAGTCCAGGACGTTCTCCGCCAGACGCCGCATCTCCGCCGCGACGATGGAGAAGCCCTTGCCGGCCTCACCCGCGCGGCTGCCTTCCAGCGCCGCGTTCAGCGCCAGCAGGTCGGAGCGGTCCGCGATCTCGTCGATGACCTCCACCACCGTGCCGATGCGCTCCACGCGCTTGGACAGCTTCGCGATGGAGTCCGCCACCGCGACGCCGTCGCTGCGGATCTGCTGCATGGCCTGGATGAACTCGCCAATGGCGCCCCGGCCCGCGCGCGCCGCGCCCAGCGTCTCTTCCGCCACGCGCGCCACGCTGCCCGCGTTCTCGGCGATCTGCGCCGACGCGTGCTTCAGCTCCTCCATGGTGGCGGTCGTCTCGTGGATGGCCGCCGCCTGCTCCGTGGAGGACGTCTCATGCTGCGTGGAGGCCGCCAGCACCTGGTTGGCGGACGAGGACAGCCTCAACGCCGCCTCGTTGATCTCCCGCACGAAGGTGCGCAGCGTCTCGATGACCTTGCCAAAGCCCTCCAGCAGGGGCCCGAGCTGCGGGTCTTCGGTGGTGGTGTTCCACCGGGACAGGTCGCCCTCGCGCACCAGGCCGATGAGCGCATCCAACGCCTGGTCGATCTCCTGCGCCGCCACATGCTTGCGGTGCTCGGAGGCCGCGAACTGGTCCAGCACCTGGTTGAGCAGGTGCGCCAGCTCCACGCCGGACTCACCGACCAGCTCCTTGGGCACGCGGGCCTGCAGGTTGCCGGACAGCACCGTCAGCAGCGTGTCGGTGATGGCCTTGGTGGAGGAAGAGGTCGACGCCGCGTTCGTGGCGCCGGCCTTGGAGGCGGGGGCCTTCCGGGCGCGAGCCTTGCCAGCGGGCTTCTCGTTGGGGGTGTCCAGGGACATGTGTCTCAGTGCCTTCCTTGAGTCCTTGCGGTTTCGACCAGATCGATGAGCAACACGGTGCGGGCCTCTTCCAGGCACACACCGACTGCGTAGGCTGCGGCGCCGGCCGTGGGAGGCATCCGGCGCAAGGAATTGACGGGGATGGAGCGCACGCCGTGCACGGCGTCCACCTTGAGGTGGGCTTCACCCTCCGGGGTGTCGAAGACGATGGCGCGGTTGCCTCGGTGAGGCAGGCCCAGCTCCGCCAGCGTGAGGTCCTCCGGCAGCGCGCGGTCGATGCGCAGCACCTGGGATGCATCCGTGCCGTAGAGCGTGGCGCCGATGTCGAAGAAGAGGAGGTCCACCTCCTCCTCCTTCTCATGGAAGGCGTCGTCGTTCACCGCGCCACCGCCCGCTGCCGTGCCGTCTGGAGCAGCTTGGAGAAGTTGAGGAGGTTGATGGCCTCCTGATTGCCGCTGGCCTGCACCACGCCCAGCAGGTGCTCGGCCGCGGCGTCGCCGCCCAGGGGCGGAGGGAGGATGTCCGCCACGGGAATGCGGCGCAGACCCAGCACCGTATCCGCGACGACGCCGGCCACGTAGCTGCCCGTGACGCCGACGAACAGGCGGGTGCGCGGGCCGATGCGGGCCTCTCCCTTGGAGAGGAAGCGCAGCAGGTCCAGCACCGGAAGCACCTCGCCCCGGTGGCCGGTGACGCCCATGATGAAGGACGGGGTCCGGGGCAAGGGCGTGAGCAGACCGGCCCGAAGCACTTCGAGCACGTTCTCACTGGGCACGCCCAGGCGGAGGTCGCCCACGCGGAAGCAGAAGAACTCCTGCTCCGGCCGGGCCTGGGCGGCCAAGGCGCGGTCCGGAGCCATCCGGAGTGCTCGCTGGAGGGGAGTCGAGGTCGTGGTCAAGGCGCCAAAGTATCCGGAGGCGATGAATAGCGGTCAAGAGGACCTGACGACCAGCCCGTCTGGTCGCCGTTTCGATGGTCCGCGCTGCACCAAAGGTGTAGGGTTCTACCGCGAAGCCCTTGAGGAGGACGATGTCGCGCGTACTGGTCATTGATGACAGCCCGATGCTGGTGGAGCTCACCGTCCGGGCGCTCACCGCCGCCGGCTACCAGGCGAGCGGCGCGCAGGACCTTGCCAGCCTCGAGCTGAAGCTCGCCGAGGGGCCGTTTTCGCTCATCCTCATGGACGTCAACATGCCGGAGATGTTCGGCGACGACGTCGTGGAGTACCTCCGCCGGCAGAAGAAGGTCACCGCGAAGCTGGTCCTCTATTCCGACATCTCCGAGGCGGAGCTGGACGGAAAGACGAAGGCGTCGGGGGCGGACGGGTACATCCTGAAGAGCGGTGGGCTCGAAGCCGTGCTCGGCGGGGTCATGGGTCTCATTGGCCCCCCCGCCCTGAGCATCCCCACCGCCGTGCCCGCCCCGGCTGCGGCCCCCGCGGCGGCGCCCACCCCGCCGCCGGCTCCCGCGGCCCCTGCCCCCGCGGCGACGGGCGGCCTCAAACCCGCGCCCACCACGGGCGGGCGCAAGCCGCGCATCCTCATCGTGGATGACAGCGAGATGACGGCCCGCATCATCGAAGCGGACCTTGTGACCAAGGGCTTCGAGGTCCATGTCGCGGACACCGCCGACAAGGCCACGAAGATCATCCTCAAGAAGCAGACGCGCCCGGACCTGGTGCTGCTGGATGTGCGCATGCCCAACGTGAACGGCGAGCAGTTCTGCCGCTTCATCAAGAGCAACAGCCTCTTCAAGGGCATCAAGGTGCTGCTGTGCTCGGGTGAGAACGTCGAGGAGTTGCAGCGCATCTGCCGCGAGGCGGGCGCCGACGGCTACATCCCCAAGGACGCGGTGATGGGCAACCTGGTGGCCAAGGAGCTGATGCCCACCGGTAACGAGTAGTCCCCAGGGGCCGCGTCGCGGCCCCTCCTGGCGTGTTGCCCCCGAGGCCGCGCCACCTGCCTCCCGAAGACGGAGCGCCCACCGGGCCTCCCCTCCGACGGAGGAAGGAACGCCCTCCCCCGCCCCCAGGCACTCGCTACCGGTGCCCGGCCGCGTTCTCGCGCTCGTCCAGCCCGCGCGCGAAGTTGCCCACGATGAGCCCCGGGCGCGCCGCCTTCAGCCGCTGAAGCAGCGTGCGGATGCCCACCGGCTCGCCTCCCGCGCCGCGCTCGCGCGCCACTTCCAGGTACTGCAGCGGGTCGATGCACAGTGAGCGCGTCTGAACCTGGTCCACGCGGTACTTCTTCACCAGCCGCTCCAGTGCCCGCACCTCGCCCTCGCGGTCGGTGACGCCGGGGAACAGCAGCAGGTTCAGCGCCAGGTACGCGCCGCGCTCACGCGCCAGGGCGATGGAGGCCTCCACGTCCTCCCAGCCGTACTTCACCGGCTTGTAGTAGGCCTCGTAGAGGTCCTTCACCGCCGAGTTGAGCGACACGCGGATGGCGTCCAGCCCCGCGTCGAAGAGGGCCTCCAGGCCGCGCGTGAGGCTGGCGTTGGTGTTGATGTTGATGGAGCCCGCCTGCGTGCGCGCCCGCATGTAGCGGATGGCCTCGGCAATCTGCTTCCAGCGCGTGAGCGGCTCGCCCTCACAGCCCTGGCCGAAGCTCACCATGGTGCGGCCCGGCGCGTGCTCCAGGTGGAAGAGGCCAATCTGGCCCATCTCCTCTCCCGTGGGCCCGTCATCCATGCGCTCGTGCGATGCCGGTGGGCCGTCCGCCGGCTGGTCGGAGATGCAGCCCACGCAGCGCGCGTTGCACATGACGGACGCGGGGATGGCCGCCTCGTCACGCACGTAGAAGGTGTTCTGCGACGTGAAGCACCTGTAGAGCATCGCGCACGTCTTGAGTTGCTTCAGCACCCGGTTGTCCGGGAAGCGCGCCATGTGCTTCGCCACCAGGTCCTTCATGTCCGGCGTGGAGAACCGCTCCGGGTCCCAATGGGAGCGACGGTCGGTATGGATGGCCCACGCCACCGGCCCCTCTCCCACCCAGGCCGCGGCGGTATACGCCCACTGCGGCAGCACGGGGCCACTGCCCTTCACCTCGCCGGGGAGGAAGGTGCGCGTGTAGCCGGGGGGCAGCAACGCGCCCACTGCGTTGGGGACAAACGTCTTCCCCCCCACCTTCATCTCGCGGACGAGCTCCAGCTCCCCCGTCTCCGGATGCAGGCCCACCGGGAGGCGCCCTGGCAGGTGGACGAGCCGCCCGGTGGACGGCAGCGGAATGGGCTTGTCCTGCGGAGGAACGAGCTCTTCGCCGCTGCGCAGCGTGGCGAGCAGGTACGGATGTTCCATCACCCGTCCCTTGGGGTCCGCGAATAGGAGCTTCGGAGCAAACGTCATGTCGCTGGTAACTAACACGAGCGGCGCACGCTTCATCACGCATCGCATCCAACGCCTCGCGTCATGTCTTCAGGGGTGTTTGACGCCAATGGCGCTCATACGGGGCTGTCCGCCCGCGCCTTGATTCCCCCTTGGGCCCTCGTTAGGGTCCGCGCGCTTTTTTACGTCCCCTCTCGGAGGCAGTCGTGATCGTCGGAGTTCCCAAGGAGATCAAAACCCGCGAGTACCGCGTCGGCATGGTGCCTGCTGGCGCCGCCGCCCTCATCGCCGCGGGTCACACGGTCCTGATCGAGACGAACGCCGGCGTTGGCTCCGGCATCCCCGATTCGGAGTACCAGCGCGTCGGCGCACAGATCATCTCCACCGCGGACGAGGTCTGGAAGCGCTCGGAGATGATCATCAAGGTCAAGGAGCCGATCGCGCCCGAATACGCGCGCATCCAGCCCGGCCAGATCATCTATACGTACTTCCACCTGGCCGGTGTGGACCCGGAGCTGACCAAGACGCTGCTCCAGAAGAAGGCCGCGGCCGTGGCCTATGAAACGCTGCAGCCGGACGACGGCAGCCTGCCGCTGCTCAAGCCCATGAGCGAGGTGGCCGGAAAGATGGCCATCCAGGTGGGCGCCAAGTGCCTGGAGCGGGCCCACGGCGGCAAGGGCATCCTCCTGGGCGGCGTGCCCGGCGTGCGCCGGGGCCGCGTCACCGTCATCGGCGGCGGCGTGGTGGGCCTGTGTGCCGCCAAGGTGGCGGTGGGCATGGGCGCCGAGGTCACCATCATCGACGTCAACATGGAGCGCCTCACCTACCTGGATGACGTGTTCCTCGGCCGCGTCGGCGTGCTGGCCTCCGACTCGGAGAGCATCTCCCGCTCCGTGCGCGAGGCCGACCTCGTCGTGGGCGCGGTGCTCATCCCCGGTCGCAAGGCCCCGAAGCTCGTCTCCGAGGCCCTCATCTCGGAGATGAGCCCGGGCTCCGTGGTGGTCGACGTGGCGGTGGACCAGGGTGGCTGCATCGAGACGTGCAAGCCCACCACCCACGACAACCCCACGTTCGAGGTCCACGGCGTCGTCCACTACTGCGTCGCCAACATGCCCGGCGCCGTGCCGCAGACGTCCACCTACGCCCTCACCAACGTCACCCGCCCCTATTCGCTCCGGATCGCCAACGTGGGCCTGGCGGCGGCCGTGAAGGAGGACCGCGCCCTCGCGCGTGCGATGAACACCTACAACGGCCACGTCACCTACGAGGCCGTCGCGAAAGACATGGGCTACGCCTACATGCCCATCGCGGACGCGCTCGCCGGCAAGTAAGCCCGGTAAGCAGGCAAACGATGCAGTCCCTGGCGGGGAGGTTCGGATGGCGACATCCGGCCTCCCCGCTCGTTATCTCTGCTAGGGAATATGTTTCCCTGGCCGGCGTCGTGTATTCCCGAAGCGGGCGTCCGGGCGGGTGTCGTGGGATGCCGTTGTTGCCCTGGTTGTTCCCGTGCATACATTTGGCGGGTAAGCGACAACTCATTCCCCTTTTGTTTCGGGCCCTTGGAAGGCGGGACATGTTGGATTTCAGGCAACCCAACCGGACGAAGCAGGAATTCGAAGAGCTGGCGCTAGCCCATCTGGACCCGCTCTATTCGGCGGCGCTGCGCCTGACGAAGAACGAGCGCGACGCCGAGGACCTGGTGCAGGACACCTGCATGCGGGCGTACCGCTTCTTCGACAAGTTCGAGCGCGGGACGAACATCAAGGCCTGGCTCTTCAAGATTCTCACCAACACCTTCATCAACCGCTACCGGCGGAAGGTGAAGGAGCGCACGGTGGTCGAAGGCGTGGAGCGCGAGGCCGTCCACGAGCGCTTCGTGAGCCGGGACGCGACGGACTTCGCGGCCAACCCCGAGCAGTACTTCTTCGACCGGCTCCTGTCGGACGACGTGCTGCGGGCCATTGACGCGCTGCCCATCGACTTCCGGCTGGTGGTCATCCTCGCGGACCTCCAGGAGTTCTCCTACAAGGAGATCGCGGAGATTCTCGAGTGCCCCGTGGGCACGGTCATGAGCCGCCTGTTCCGCGGACGCAAGCTCCTGCAGAAGAACCTGCGTGAGTACGCCGAGGGCCAGGGCGTCTTCCGGCACGACGGGGAGCCGGTGAACGCCCCCGCGGACCTGGAAGAGTATCGCCACAGGAAGAAGACAGGGTAGAAACCCGTTCCTAGCGCGCGCCATGAACTGCCAGGACCTCGAACGGCTGCTCTATCCGTACCTCGACGGCGAATTCCAGCCCGAGGAACGAGTGGACCTCGAAACCCACCTCTCCGGGTGCGCTGATTGCCGGCGCCGCGCGGAGGAAGAGAAGCAGATGCAGCAGGCGCTGCGGCGAGCCGCGCGCCACTCCGTTTCAGGCATGCGGGCCCCCGCCTCGCTCCGGGCCGGCATCCAAGTGGGCCTCAAGCAGGAGCAGCGCCGCGTCCAGTTCGGCGTCTGGCTGCGCGCGGGGGCCATGGCGTTGGTGGTGGTGACGGTGGGCGGCGGCTGGGCCGCGTTCCACGCCGAGCAGCGGCTGAGCGCGGCCAGGACGGAAGCGGTGCAGCGCCACAGCAAGAGCAAGGCGCTCCCCTTCGAGATTGCCTCCAACACGCCGGAGCAGGTGGAGGAGTGGTTCAAGGACAAGGTGGATCCGCGCATCACCGTCCCGCAGATCCCCAAGGCGAAGCCGCTGGGCGGGCGCATCTCCATCCTCAACGGCCGCGAAGTCGCGTACATCAGCTACGAAACCCTTCCGGACAACGAAGGTGAGCCGAGCCGCCGCTTGGGCGTCTTCGTGCTCCCTGGCGACAACGAAGTCGTCATCCCGAAGTTCCAGGCCCTGCAAGCCGTGGAAGTGGACTCCGCGCAAGGCTTCAACGTCGTCACCTGGCGCGACGATGAAATCGTCTACGAGATGGTGACGGACATGGACGAAAGCGACATCCGCCGGATGCTCGCCGAGCGTGACAGCGGTGAGAAGCTCGCGCGCAAGTCCGCGCCGGAGGCCGACGAGCCGCTGTATTCGCTCCCGCCCGCGCCGCGCACGCCGCACTCCTGGCCGCCCATCTCCGTCGAGCCAGTGACGTACCCGACGTACCCTCAGTGACGGAAACGTCGGCTGTGTGACGGCGCTTGCCCGCTCCCCGGGCAGCCGGAATTCCGCCCGGTCCGAACATTGACGCTCCCGCACATGGCCGATAGCCTCGACGCACATCATCACCTTGCGCGTCGCGGCCGGTAGGGCGTTTGTGCGCGCCGCACACCAGGACGGGCCGTCCCTCCATGTCGAAGAAAATCCTGATCGTCGAAAGCGACACCGCGCTCTCCGCCACCCTGC
It encodes the following:
- a CDS encoding response regulator, producing MSRVLVIDDSPMLVELTVRALTAAGYQASGAQDLASLELKLAEGPFSLILMDVNMPEMFGDDVVEYLRRQKKVTAKLVLYSDISEAELDGKTKASGADGYILKSGGLEAVLGGVMGLIGPPALSIPTAVPAPAAAPAAAPTPPPAPAAPAPAATGGLKPAPTTGGRKPRILIVDDSEMTARIIEADLVTKGFEVHVADTADKATKIILKKQTRPDLVLLDVRMPNVNGEQFCRFIKSNSLFKGIKVLLCSGENVEELQRICREAGADGYIPKDAVMGNLVAKELMPTGNE
- a CDS encoding radical SAM protein gives rise to the protein MTFAPKLLFADPKGRVMEHPYLLATLRSGEELVPPQDKPIPLPSTGRLVHLPGRLPVGLHPETGELELVREMKVGGKTFVPNAVGALLPPGYTRTFLPGEVKGSGPVLPQWAYTAAAWVGEGPVAWAIHTDRRSHWDPERFSTPDMKDLVAKHMARFPDNRVLKQLKTCAMLYRCFTSQNTFYVRDEAAIPASVMCNARCVGCISDQPADGPPASHERMDDGPTGEEMGQIGLFHLEHAPGRTMVSFGQGCEGEPLTRWKQIAEAIRYMRARTQAGSININTNASLTRGLEALFDAGLDAIRVSLNSAVKDLYEAYYKPVKYGWEDVEASIALARERGAYLALNLLLFPGVTDREGEVRALERLVKKYRVDQVQTRSLCIDPLQYLEVARERGAGGEPVGIRTLLQRLKAARPGLIVGNFARGLDERENAAGHR
- the ald gene encoding alanine dehydrogenase — encoded protein: MIVGVPKEIKTREYRVGMVPAGAAALIAAGHTVLIETNAGVGSGIPDSEYQRVGAQIISTADEVWKRSEMIIKVKEPIAPEYARIQPGQIIYTYFHLAGVDPELTKTLLQKKAAAVAYETLQPDDGSLPLLKPMSEVAGKMAIQVGAKCLERAHGGKGILLGGVPGVRRGRVTVIGGGVVGLCAAKVAVGMGAEVTIIDVNMERLTYLDDVFLGRVGVLASDSESISRSVREADLVVGAVLIPGRKAPKLVSEALISEMSPGSVVVDVAVDQGGCIETCKPTTHDNPTFEVHGVVHYCVANMPGAVPQTSTYALTNVTRPYSLRIANVGLAAAVKEDRALARAMNTYNGHVTYEAVAKDMGYAYMPIADALAGK
- a CDS encoding sigma-70 family RNA polymerase sigma factor codes for the protein MLDFRQPNRTKQEFEELALAHLDPLYSAALRLTKNERDAEDLVQDTCMRAYRFFDKFERGTNIKAWLFKILTNTFINRYRRKVKERTVVEGVEREAVHERFVSRDATDFAANPEQYFFDRLLSDDVLRAIDALPIDFRLVVILADLQEFSYKEIAEILECPVGTVMSRLFRGRKLLQKNLREYAEGQGVFRHDGEPVNAPADLEEYRHRKKTG
- a CDS encoding anti-sigma factor family protein; translated protein: MNCQDLERLLYPYLDGEFQPEERVDLETHLSGCADCRRRAEEEKQMQQALRRAARHSVSGMRAPASLRAGIQVGLKQEQRRVQFGVWLRAGAMALVVVTVGGGWAAFHAEQRLSAARTEAVQRHSKSKALPFEIASNTPEQVEEWFKDKVDPRITVPQIPKAKPLGGRISILNGREVAYISYETLPDNEGEPSRRLGVFVLPGDNEVVIPKFQALQAVEVDSAQGFNVVTWRDDEIVYEMVTDMDESDIRRMLAERDSGEKLARKSAPEADEPLYSLPPAPRTPHSWPPISVEPVTYPTYPQ